TGAAGAACAGAGTCTCGCTATCTGGCTTACCCTCCCTACCTCGAGGCTGGGCAAGATGTCAGCATTTATGAGgggtggaaaagatggagcaGTGGGGAGAGCTTGGGATGGCTTGGGGATGAATGTCATCTTGAAGATTGGTGGGTACGTACACTGCCTTTgctttcatctttcctccttttcgtCTCCCGAGAGTCTTTGATTTTTCATCAATGTCGCTTTTATTGTGGGAATTGGGCTGACGTTTCTACTACTCCACCCTCTAGCTCCGGCTTAATTCCATACGGCCTCGCACCTGATAAGCCTAGCAAATGGACAGATCTTGTTGTCATCCGGCAAGCCAAACGGATCCAGAAAAATGGGGAGAAAGCGACCTCATCTTCCGTAAACGACCTCTAAGTCAGGACGGAATATGATCTAAGATGGATGGTTTCAGGGGCATTTATCTTAGCTTGCTCTTATCTCTATACGCCCGTACTGTGCCCTATCAAATATTTTATTGATGTATTTTCACAAAAATACCGCAGTTGAACATGGTCATTTTGTATAAGAGTAAAAGTTCATGTTGCGTGCGATCTCGGCATTAATTGCAGTTATAGTTAACGAAATATCGGTGGAAAGACGCTGTCAAAAGATTTGAAGATAAGAGGGAAAATTGATAGTTTTCGAATGCGGCATtcattggaagaagaaggttgtcGCAGATGGGATAGGATGCGGAATTGTTGAGGATAAAAGTCAACTACAAAGTCTAGAAGCAGTTATAGGTACAATGGCAGACTGGTAAAATACCCTTTACCGACTTGTTTTATTACGAAAGTAAACAACCAGAAAGCGGGACCAAATTCAAATAACAGGATCGTAGCCCCTTTATCGAAATGATTGCATCATCGTTATTAGCCCGATCAGTTTCTCATAGGTCTACCTGCCAGCTGTTTTTGACATGCGTTTCCTTTACCATTTCCTTGGTTTTGTTTTGATTTCCCCGACGACTATCCATATTTCTCAACTCAACTGACTACTTTACATCCATCAATCGCTTCAAACACGACCATGGCTTCAATCCTTATTGGCGAACCAAACTCGCTCCCTTCGGACTCTACGCCCGAAAAACGACGCAAGATCCCCAAGGTTGCTTTCTACGTCGCTGGCTCTGCTGTAAGTTTTCGTTGCCGTTGATCGTCGAGTTTGAGCGGAATTCAGAGGCTGATCTGTTACTTTGACCGGTAGTTTGCGCTGACA
Above is a genomic segment from Cryptococcus deuterogattii R265 chromosome 8, complete sequence containing:
- a CDS encoding uncharacterized protein (genome sequence mistake) gives rise to the protein MSAFMRGGKDGAVGRAWDGLGMNVILKIGGSGLIPYGLAPDKPSKWTDLVVIRQAKRIQKNGEKATSSSVNDL